In Zunongwangia sp. HGR-M22, the sequence ATTTGAAAGAACGCAAAAATTGGAGTTTTATAGTTGCTGTTTCCGTAGTGAATTGTTTAACTGGTGTTTTAGGAATTGTACTTGGAATTTTGACCATTATTGAATTACAAAAGCCTGAAGTAAGAGCGATTTTTGATACCAGTAAATTTAAAGAATAAATTATGAAAAAATGGCTTATAGTAAGTTCTAGCCTTGTTATAATATTGCTAATCCTAGCCTTTACGACCACAAATTTAGGGACACATATTTATAATTTTGCTGAAGTTTATGCCGATGAAGCGCTTCATGAAAATGCCATACATTTAGCCAACCAAAATGAAGAAGTGAAAAACAAATTCGGAAAAATAGACATTAAAGATAACCTGTCACTTTTGAATGGCGATGTTCAATATTCAGAAAATCATGAGAAGGTTAGTCTCACATTTAAAGTCACAGGAACTAAAGCTAATGGCGTAATGGCTATTGAGGCACATCGACAAAATGAAGCATGGCAATACGATCGTATTCAGATAAGAACTAAAAATTCTGTAAAGGTTACCATTGAATAAAATTGCGGTTGGATTTAAAATAATCTAATCTAATCTATCATTGAGATTTAAATAAACCCAGACTTGTCTCGTACAAAAAATTATTGTTCAAATTAATGATTATCGGCATTCCCTCTAAATAGTCTATTTTGCTTGGAGATTAAATAAAAAAGCCATTCCTAAGAATGACTTTTTTACTTGTTTTAAATGCGATGATTATCTATTAACAGACACTTCTAGCAATTCGCAATCATCAGAGCTTATTTCAACTTCATTATTTTCTGCAGGAATTAATAATGTTTGCCCCTGCTCTATTACTTCAGTATTTCCGGCAACACTAATAGTCGCTTTACCACTTACCGCCATATAAATTACAAAGCTATCGACATCAGAATAATCTTTGGTAATACTGCCTTTTACCGGTAAATAGTTTGTGGTAAAATATTCACAATCGGCAATATTAGAGGATTCATTAGGAGTTTTATCATACTCCATTTTAAAATCGTCTTTCTTCTCAAAGTCAATTGCATCTATAGCCAAAGCGGTATGTAATTCTCTTGAATTCCCTTCATCATCAACTCGGTCCCAATCATATATTCTATACGTAATATCTGAAGTTTGCTGAATTTCAGCTAAAAGAACGCCTGCGCCTATGGCATGAACTTTCCCTGTATTTATAAAGAAGCTATCTCCTTTTTCAACTTTTTCAAAATTCAATACCTCAGTAATCTTACCTTCTTCAAGATGTTTTATATAATCTTCTTTGCTGATTGTTTCTTTAAAACCTACATTAATATCGGCATTGTTATCGGCTTGCATAATAAACCACATCTCTGTTTTTCCAAAACTATTATGGCGCGTTTTAGCAAGGTCATCATGAGGATGAAGCTGAACTGACAGCGCAGTTTTAGCGTCGATATATTTTATAAGTAAAGGAAATTCTGCACCAAAATCGGCATAAACTTTGGCTCCTAAAAATTTATCTTTGTACTCTTCTAGCAGCTCATTTAATGTTTTTCCTTTAAGTGCTCCATTTTCTACGACAGAGATATCCCCTTTAACTCCTGAAATTTCCCAGCTCTCACCAAGATTTTTAGCATCTGAATTTTTATTAAGAATGGTGGCTAATTTTTCACCTCCCCAGATTTTCTCTTTGAGAATAGGTGTAAATTTTATCGGGTAATTAAGCATTTTGATATTTGTTAGAATTTAATTCAGGCTAAAAATAAGGAAAAACTTTAAGAATGCATTGTAATATGATATTTTCAAATTTTAGCATAAAAAAAATAAAACCACTAACTATTTGTATTTCAGCATTAAAACGATCCGATTAAATAAAAAGCTAATTTTTCTTAAAAAAAGGCTTGTTTTAAAATAAAAAGAGATTATATTTGCAACCGCAAAAATGGTCTCGTAGCTCAGCTGGATAGAGCATCTGCCTTCTAAGCAGACGGTCACAGGTTCGAATCCTGTCGAGATCACTTTTTAAACTATAATTAAGCCGAAATATTGCTAATCTTACGATTTGTAATGTTTTGGCTTTTTTTTTGATGCAATTTTATTCTACACAAATTACCCTGATTCGGTTAAATTCCCTCAACTATTTTTTTAAAGCCATGACCGCTAAAAATCCTATATAAAAGAATTCTACTAAAACAGAAAAGCTACAAAATCAATTTCCTAACTCCTATGTTTCCGCGATATCGGTAGATTTTACGAATAAAGCAGAAGTAAACAAACTTTTAGAAGAACTTACCGACATTGATATTTTGATTAATAATGTCGGAATTTTTGACATATCTAACTTTGAAAATATTTTAGATGATGACTGGTATAAATATTTTGAAATTAATGTAATGAGTAGTGTTCGCTTATCAAGGCATTTATTCCCACAAATGCTTACCAAGAAATGGGGCCGAATCATTTTTATAAGTAGTGAATCAGGTGTTAATGTACCACCAAATATGATTCATTATGGAATGACAAAAGCTGCCCTCTCGGCC encodes:
- a CDS encoding cytochrome c oxidase assembly factor Coa1 family protein, whose protein sequence is MKKWLIVSSSLVIILLILAFTTTNLGTHIYNFAEVYADEALHENAIHLANQNEEVKNKFGKIDIKDNLSLLNGDVQYSENHEKVSLTFKVTGTKANGVMAIEAHRQNEAWQYDRIQIRTKNSVKVTIE
- a CDS encoding type I phosphomannose isomerase catalytic subunit — its product is MLNYPIKFTPILKEKIWGGEKLATILNKNSDAKNLGESWEISGVKGDISVVENGALKGKTLNELLEEYKDKFLGAKVYADFGAEFPLLIKYIDAKTALSVQLHPHDDLAKTRHNSFGKTEMWFIMQADNNADINVGFKETISKEDYIKHLEEGKITEVLNFEKVEKGDSFFINTGKVHAIGAGVLLAEIQQTSDITYRIYDWDRVDDEGNSRELHTALAIDAIDFEKKDDFKMEYDKTPNESSNIADCEYFTTNYLPVKGSITKDYSDVDSFVIYMAVSGKATISVAGNTEVIEQGQTLLIPAENNEVEISSDDCELLEVSVNR